The genomic stretch GCGTGGGATCTGGGCCTCTAGACGACACCCGCTTCGTCGGATACCGGCGTAAGCTCATCGAAGACATTCGGGCACGGGGGATCGACGACCTCCAGACGCTCCAGTGCTTCGACATGGTGCCACGTCATACCTTCCTGCCCGAGGGCGTTTGGCCGCGGGCGTACGAGGACGCGCCGATCCCGATCGGGTTCGGGCAGACCGCCTCGCAGCCGTCGTTGCAGGCGTACTATCTGTCGTTTCTCTCGCCACAGCGCGACGAGAAGGTGTTGGAGATCGGAACGGGCAGCGGCTTTCTGACCGCGCTTCTCGCGCTCACGGCGGACCGCGTCTACTCGGTCGAGCGCGTGCGGGAGCTGTCCGTGCGCGCTCGTAAGGCGCTCGACGGGATGGGTGTAAAGAACGTCGCTCTGCTCGTAGGCGACGGCACGATCGGTTGGCGCAAGTACCAACCGTTCGACGTGATCGTCGTGTCGGCGGCCTCTCCCTCGATCCCGCCGGTCCTGGTCGACCAGCTCGCGGATGGCGGCCGAATGTTGATTCCCATCGGGTCCAAGGAGTCGCAAGAGCTCGTGCACGTGCAAAAAACCGGGTTCCTTGTCTCGGAGGACGTCGTGAAGGGGAATGTCACCTTCGTACCTCTGCTCGGACGTTTCGCGTGGGCCGAGGGCGGAGGGTGACCGAGACCCCATCGCGCCCCGGTCCTGTGCGGCGCCTCTACAATTGGGTGCTGCACTGGGCGGACACGCCGTACGGGGTACCCGCGCTTTTCCTGCTCGCGTTCGCGGAGTCCTCATTTTTCCCGATTCCGCCCGACCCCCTGCTGATCGCGCTTTGCCTCGGTGCGGCGACTCACTCTCTGCGGTTCGCCGCGATCGCGACCACCGCATCGGTCGCCGGCGGCATCATTGGCTACGGGATCGGAGCAGGAGCATGGCACTTGGCCGAGCCCTGGTTCTTCGACTACGTGCCGGGCGTCAGCCAAGAGGCGTTCGACGGCGTTCGGGCTCTCTACGACCGGTGGGACTTCTGGGCGATCTTTCTCGCCGGGCTCACACCGATTCCTTATAAGGTC from Gemmatimonadota bacterium encodes the following:
- a CDS encoding DedA family protein, which codes for MTETPSRPGPVRRLYNWVLHWADTPYGVPALFLLAFAESSFFPIPPDPLLIALCLGAATHSLRFAAIATTASVAGGIIGYGIGAGAWHLAEPWFFDYVPGVSQEAFDGVRALYDRWDFWAIFLAGLTPIPYKVFTLSAGVFAINFPVFLVASVLSRGLRFFVLAGLIFKFGKPIEAFIDRYFNLLVTVFGVLLIAGFLLIEFVL
- a CDS encoding protein-L-isoaspartate(D-aspartate) O-methyltransferase, producing MGSGPLDDTRFVGYRRKLIEDIRARGIDDLQTLQCFDMVPRHTFLPEGVWPRAYEDAPIPIGFGQTASQPSLQAYYLSFLSPQRDEKVLEIGTGSGFLTALLALTADRVYSVERVRELSVRARKALDGMGVKNVALLVGDGTIGWRKYQPFDVIVVSAASPSIPPVLVDQLADGGRMLIPIGSKESQELVHVQKTGFLVSEDVVKGNVTFVPLLGRFAWAEGGG